One Roseomonas gilardii subsp. gilardii genomic region harbors:
- a CDS encoding carboxypeptidase M32 yields MTNDPYLRLKSRFNRIGALGEASAMLGWDASAMMPEGGGASRGEQLAVLAGLSHELLTAPAVAEDLAAAEASPPAEPWDAANLALMRRAHTRAACLPGDLVEAVSRANSACEKVWRKARAASDFAMVRPYLEEVVRLQREEAAALSGATGLAPYDALMDGFQRGIGAADVEPVFAAYETFLKEALPEAEAVQARRPAPVEPAGPFPVEIQKRLCRQLSERIGLDFTHARLDESAHPFSGGTPADARITTRYDEGNFAQALLGVAHETGHALYERGLPEAWERQPVGEAAGMAAHESQSLLIEVQACRSDAFLSWLGPQLHAAFGGAAEAYEGANLGRLWRRVARGFIRVDADEMTYPAHVILRFRLERALIGGDLAVADLPGAWNEGFQGLLGLTPPDDRRGCLQDIHWYDGAFGYFPSYTLGAMAAAQIMAAARAAVPGIDAALARGDFTPLLGWLRPNIHGKAASLGFQDLLREATGGPLDPAAFTRHLRARYLGD; encoded by the coding sequence ATGACGAACGACCCCTATCTCCGCCTGAAGTCCCGCTTCAACCGCATCGGCGCGCTGGGCGAGGCGAGTGCCATGCTGGGCTGGGACGCTTCCGCGATGATGCCCGAGGGCGGCGGCGCCTCGCGCGGCGAGCAGCTCGCCGTGCTGGCGGGGCTGTCGCACGAGTTGCTGACGGCGCCCGCGGTGGCGGAGGATCTCGCCGCCGCCGAGGCCAGCCCACCGGCGGAGCCCTGGGATGCCGCCAATCTCGCCCTGATGCGGCGGGCCCATACCCGCGCCGCCTGCCTGCCGGGGGATCTGGTGGAGGCGGTCTCGCGCGCCAACAGCGCCTGCGAGAAGGTCTGGCGCAAGGCGCGCGCCGCCTCCGACTTCGCCATGGTGCGGCCGTATCTGGAGGAGGTGGTGCGCCTCCAGCGCGAGGAGGCGGCGGCGCTGTCCGGCGCCACCGGCCTCGCCCCCTATGACGCGCTGATGGACGGGTTCCAGCGCGGCATCGGGGCGGCGGATGTGGAGCCGGTCTTCGCCGCCTACGAGACCTTCCTGAAGGAGGCGCTGCCCGAAGCCGAGGCGGTCCAGGCGCGCCGCCCGGCGCCGGTCGAGCCCGCCGGACCCTTCCCGGTGGAGATCCAGAAGCGGCTCTGCCGCCAGCTTTCCGAGCGGATCGGGCTGGACTTCACCCATGCGCGGCTGGACGAGAGCGCGCATCCCTTCTCGGGCGGCACGCCCGCCGATGCGCGGATCACCACGCGCTATGACGAGGGCAACTTCGCCCAGGCGCTGCTCGGCGTGGCGCATGAGACGGGGCATGCGCTCTATGAGCGCGGGCTGCCGGAGGCCTGGGAGCGGCAGCCGGTGGGCGAGGCCGCCGGCATGGCGGCGCATGAATCGCAGTCCCTGCTGATCGAGGTGCAGGCCTGCCGGTCCGATGCCTTCCTCTCCTGGCTGGGGCCGCAGCTCCATGCCGCCTTCGGCGGGGCGGCGGAGGCTTATGAGGGCGCCAATCTGGGGCGGCTCTGGCGGCGGGTGGCGCGCGGCTTCATCCGCGTCGATGCGGACGAGATGACCTATCCGGCACATGTCATCCTGCGCTTCCGGCTGGAACGGGCGCTGATCGGCGGCGACCTCGCCGTGGCCGACCTGCCGGGGGCCTGGAACGAGGGGTTCCAGGGCCTGCTCGGCCTGACGCCGCCGGACGACCGGCGCGGCTGCCTGCAGGACATCCACTGGTACGATGGCGCCTTCGGCTATTTCCCGTCCTACACGCTCGGCGCCATGGCGGCGGCGCAGATCATGGCGGCCGCCCGCGCCGCCGTGCCGGGGATCGACGCGGCCCTGGCGCGGGGGGATTTCACGCCGCTGCTCGGCTGGCTGCGGCCCAACATCCATGGCAAGGCGGCGAGCCTGGGTTTCCAGGACCTGCTGCGGGAGGCGACCGGCGGGCCACTCGATCCGGCGGCTTTCACCCGCCATCTGCGGGCGCGCTATCTCGGGGATTGA
- a CDS encoding acid phosphatase yields MRRNNPPIRLMPHRPAASRRALLLASPLLLGLALPAWAEEAPPYVTPRQIDLTVLLPPPPDAAVQRIELDRVVAVQTEASPERIAQAVADAKESLFDMFGGILGGSLDRAALPRAALLFDRVGASEDATVDAAKPFFGRVRPYLADPRVKALVPASKSGSWPSGHTTRVTMSAIVLAAMLPEKRAEIWERARDYAWSRVIGGMHYPSDLEAGQRAGTAMAAILFADPAFQADFAAAKTELRSALRL; encoded by the coding sequence ATGCGCCGCAACAACCCGCCGATCCGACTCATGCCGCATCGCCCCGCCGCCTCGCGCCGCGCCCTTCTCCTCGCCTCCCCGTTGCTGCTGGGCCTCGCCTTGCCGGCCTGGGCCGAGGAGGCGCCCCCCTATGTCACCCCGCGCCAGATCGACCTGACTGTGCTGCTGCCGCCGCCGCCGGACGCCGCGGTGCAGCGGATCGAGCTGGACCGGGTCGTCGCGGTCCAGACGGAGGCCAGCCCCGAGCGAATCGCCCAGGCCGTGGCGGATGCGAAGGAAAGCCTGTTCGACATGTTCGGCGGCATCCTCGGCGGCTCGCTGGACCGGGCGGCGCTGCCCAGGGCGGCCCTGCTGTTCGACCGGGTCGGCGCCTCGGAGGACGCCACGGTGGACGCGGCCAAGCCCTTCTTCGGCCGGGTCCGCCCCTATCTGGCCGACCCGCGCGTGAAGGCCCTGGTGCCTGCCTCGAAAAGCGGTTCCTGGCCCTCCGGCCACACCACCCGGGTGACCATGAGCGCCATCGTCCTCGCCGCCATGCTGCCGGAAAAGCGGGCGGAGATCTGGGAACGGGCGCGGGACTATGCCTGGAGCCGGGTGATCGGCGGCATGCACTATCCGAGCGACCTGGAAGCCGGCCAGCGCGCCGGCACCGCCATGGCGGCGATCCTCTTCGCCGATCCGGCCTTCCAGGCGGATTTCGCGGCAGCCAAAACGGAGCTGCGGAGCGCCCTGCGCCTCTGA
- the lpxK gene encoding tetraacyldisaccharide 4'-kinase encodes MRAPEFWSGDGGGVLPLLLSPLAALYAQATARRVAKPGWKAPVPVICCGNVTAGGAGKTVLALDLGRRLANRGINVHFLSRGYGGKLKGPLRVDPAKHDSHDVGDEALLLAAERPAWISGDRAAGARAAIEGGAQAIVMDDGLQNPTLEKDLALLTIDGSYGFGNGRVIPAGPLREAVETAAARCRAAILIGEDRTGALAQLPPKLPVLRGKLVPGPEARMLVGQPVFAFCGIGNPLKFFASLQEAGAVIAGRAAYADHYPFDAGDLRELLAEADRLRAIPVTTRKDFVRLPQAFRARITVLNITLAWEEPATIEALIDPLAQRVPIPA; translated from the coding sequence ATGCGTGCCCCCGAGTTCTGGAGCGGGGACGGTGGGGGAGTGCTGCCCCTGCTCCTGTCCCCCCTGGCCGCGCTCTATGCCCAGGCAACCGCGAGGCGGGTCGCCAAACCGGGCTGGAAGGCCCCGGTGCCGGTCATCTGCTGCGGCAACGTCACCGCCGGCGGCGCCGGCAAGACGGTGCTGGCGCTTGATCTCGGCCGCCGCCTCGCCAACCGCGGCATCAACGTGCATTTCCTCTCGCGCGGCTATGGCGGCAAGCTGAAGGGGCCGCTGCGGGTCGATCCGGCGAAGCACGACAGCCACGACGTCGGCGACGAGGCCCTGCTGCTGGCGGCGGAACGCCCGGCCTGGATCTCCGGCGACCGCGCCGCCGGCGCCCGCGCGGCGATCGAGGGCGGCGCCCAGGCCATCGTCATGGATGACGGGCTGCAGAACCCGACGCTGGAGAAGGACCTGGCGCTGCTGACCATCGACGGCTCCTACGGCTTCGGCAACGGGCGGGTGATCCCCGCCGGGCCGCTGCGCGAAGCCGTGGAAACCGCCGCCGCGCGCTGCCGCGCCGCGATCCTGATCGGCGAGGACCGCACCGGCGCGCTGGCGCAACTGCCGCCGAAACTGCCGGTGCTGCGCGGCAAGCTGGTGCCCGGGCCGGAGGCCAGGATGCTGGTGGGCCAGCCGGTCTTCGCCTTCTGCGGCATCGGCAACCCGCTGAAGTTCTTCGCCAGCCTGCAGGAGGCCGGGGCGGTCATCGCCGGCCGCGCCGCCTATGCCGACCACTACCCCTTCGATGCCGGGGACCTGCGGGAGCTGCTCGCCGAGGCCGACCGGCTGCGCGCCATCCCCGTCACCACGCGCAAGGATTTCGTCCGCCTGCCGCAGGCTTTCCGCGCCCGGATCACGGTGCTGAACATCACCCTCGCCTGGGAGGAACCCGCCACCATCGAGGCGCTGATCGACCCTCTGGCCCAGCGGGTGCCGATCCCGGCCTGA
- a CDS encoding 3-deoxy-D-manno-octulosonic acid transferase, whose translation MIAPRHPERGAELATLLPGAVRRGAGGEPGPETGLYLADTLGELGLFYRLAGVAVIGKSLLAPGGGQNPLEPARLGCPILLGPHMGNFADVTARLLAAGGAVQLPPAPAAADPAMLADAAHAVLTDTRRAELLRQGAARVAEGASGLAEDVARTIAELLPKPPSPGIPRECQEERT comes from the coding sequence GTGATCGCTCCGCGCCATCCGGAGCGCGGAGCGGAGCTGGCCACCCTCCTGCCCGGCGCGGTCCGCCGCGGCGCGGGCGGCGAGCCGGGGCCGGAGACCGGCCTCTACCTCGCCGACACGCTGGGTGAGCTTGGCCTCTTCTACCGGCTGGCGGGGGTGGCGGTGATCGGCAAGTCCCTGCTGGCACCCGGCGGCGGGCAGAATCCGCTGGAACCGGCGCGGCTCGGCTGCCCGATCCTGCTCGGCCCGCATATGGGCAACTTCGCCGACGTCACCGCCCGGCTGCTGGCCGCGGGCGGGGCGGTGCAGCTTCCCCCGGCTCCGGCGGCCGCCGATCCGGCCATGCTGGCGGATGCCGCGCACGCCGTGCTAACCGATACGCGGCGGGCGGAACTGCTGCGACAGGGTGCCGCCCGCGTCGCGGAAGGGGCATCGGGGCTGGCGGAGGACGTCGCCCGGACGATCGCGGAACTGCTGCCCAAGCCGCCCTCCCCGGGAATCCCCCGGGAATGCCAGGAAGAGAGGACCTGA
- a CDS encoding 3-deoxy-D-manno-octulosonic acid transferase, whose translation MTPGSLAWDATARLTAPFWRLHLRRRARRNKEIPTRLQEREGGGAARPPGRLLWLHGASVGESLSILPLIEALARRDPALHFLVTTGTVTSAELLMRRLPETLRPRLQHRFVPLDVPGWADRFLQGWRPDAGVFVESEVWPNLLAATRRARVPMLLVNARLSERSARGWRWAPGLAREAFSTFRLVLAQSEADAARLRAAGAGAVRVAGNLKYAASPCPPIRRNWPACAGWSAPGPSSSPPAPMPGRRRSWPGRMSDSQPACPGFSR comes from the coding sequence ATGACGCCCGGCAGCCTGGCCTGGGACGCCACGGCACGGCTGACGGCGCCGTTCTGGCGCCTGCACCTGCGGCGCCGCGCCCGGCGGAACAAGGAGATCCCCACCCGCCTGCAGGAGCGCGAGGGCGGCGGCGCGGCGCGGCCACCGGGCCGGCTGCTCTGGCTGCACGGCGCCAGCGTGGGGGAAAGCCTCTCCATCCTGCCGCTGATCGAGGCGCTGGCCCGGCGCGATCCGGCGCTGCACTTCCTGGTCACCACCGGCACCGTCACCTCGGCGGAGCTGCTGATGCGCCGCCTGCCGGAAACGCTCCGCCCCCGGCTGCAGCATCGCTTCGTGCCGCTGGACGTGCCGGGCTGGGCGGACCGCTTCCTGCAGGGCTGGCGGCCGGATGCCGGGGTCTTCGTGGAAAGCGAGGTCTGGCCGAACCTGCTGGCCGCGACCCGCCGGGCGCGGGTTCCGATGCTCCTGGTCAATGCCCGCCTCTCGGAACGCTCGGCACGCGGCTGGCGCTGGGCGCCGGGCCTGGCGCGGGAAGCCTTCTCCACCTTCCGCCTGGTGCTGGCGCAGAGCGAGGCCGACGCGGCACGGCTGCGCGCCGCCGGGGCCGGGGCTGTGCGGGTCGCCGGCAACCTGAAATACGCCGCCTCCCCCTGCCCGCCGATCCGGCGGAACTGGCCCGCCTGCGCCGGCTGGTCGGCGCCCGGCCCGTCCTCTTCGCCGCCAGCACCCATGCCGGGGAGGAGGAGATCCTGGCCCGGGCGCATGAGCGACTCGCAGCCCGCCTGCCCGGGCTTCTCACGGTGA
- a CDS encoding lysophospholipid acyltransferase family protein: MFKRLLRHPATLTAAARLIGLYLAFVYATTRWTFLGRDDMAAAVASGRPLMVSFWHERLPMMPMLWRLAREHFPVLRPRQTHVLVSRHRDGRFIGDIIARFQLDTVHGSTSRGGASGMMSILRLLARGDLAAITPDGPRGPRREAAPGVAQLGATARAAVIPCAAATTRRRMLRSWDRMMLPLPFGRGVVVVLPAVFVSRDDIEGGRQAIAAGMNAACAIADAWAAGRPLPQVQVQPTQTADAPQGAPRGGPYPG, translated from the coding sequence ATGTTCAAGCGCCTGCTGCGGCACCCTGCGACGCTCACGGCGGCGGCGCGCCTGATCGGCCTCTATCTGGCCTTCGTCTACGCGACCACGCGCTGGACCTTCCTGGGCCGGGACGACATGGCGGCGGCCGTGGCCTCGGGCCGCCCCCTCATGGTCTCCTTCTGGCACGAACGCCTGCCGATGATGCCCATGCTCTGGCGCCTGGCGCGGGAGCATTTCCCGGTGCTGCGCCCGCGCCAGACCCATGTGCTGGTCTCCCGCCACCGGGACGGCCGCTTCATCGGCGACATCATCGCCCGCTTCCAGCTCGACACCGTCCATGGCTCCACCTCGCGCGGCGGGGCCTCGGGCATGATGAGCATCCTGCGCCTGCTGGCGCGCGGCGACCTCGCGGCCATCACCCCCGACGGTCCCCGCGGCCCGCGGCGGGAGGCGGCGCCGGGCGTCGCCCAGCTCGGCGCCACGGCGCGGGCCGCGGTCATCCCCTGCGCGGCGGCCACGACACGGCGCCGCATGCTGCGCTCCTGGGACCGGATGATGCTGCCCCTGCCCTTCGGGCGCGGGGTGGTGGTGGTGCTCCCGGCGGTCTTCGTGTCGCGGGACGATATCGAGGGCGGGCGGCAGGCCATCGCCGCCGGAATGAACGCGGCCTGCGCCATCGCCGATGCCTGGGCGGCGGGCCGCCCGCTGCCCCAGGTCCAGGTCCAGCCCACCCAAACGGCGGATGCGCCCCAAGGCGCTCCCCGGGGCGGGCCTTACCCGGGATGA
- the ilvD gene encoding dihydroxy-acid dehydratase has protein sequence MPAYRSRTTTHGRNMAGARGLWRATGMKDGDFGKPIIAVVNSFTQFVPGHVHLKDLGQLVAREIERAGGVAKEFNTIAVDDGIAMGHDGMLYSLPSRELIADSVEYMVNAHCADAMVCISNCDKITPGMLMAALRLNIPVVFVSGGPMEAGKVTAQGVTKKYDLIDAMVAAADDRVSDEEVKVIERSACPTCGSCSGMFTANSMNCLTEALGLALPGNGSTLATHADRRRLFVEAGHLIVDLARRYYEQDDASVLPRHVASFAAFENAMTLDIAMGGSTNTVLHLLAAANEGEVPFTMADIDRLSRRVPVLCKVAPAVSQVHMEDVHRAGGIMGILGELDRAGLVDTSAGNVAEGTLGKALARWDVRETESASVKEFYRAAPGGVPTQVAFSQECRFDELDLDREKGVIRDLEHAYSRDGGLAVLFGNLALDGCIVKTAGVDESILKFSGPAHVFESQDAAVEGILGNKVKPGEVVLIRYEGPRGGPGMQEMLYPTSYLKSKGLGKACALVTDGRFSGGSSGLSIGHVSPEAAEGGLIGLVEQGDRIEIDIPNRRIHLAVEEAELERRRAIREAAGWKPAVPRARKVSAALRAYAMLATSAAKGAVRQVPKD, from the coding sequence ATGCCCGCCTATCGTTCCCGCACCACCACCCATGGCCGCAACATGGCCGGCGCCCGCGGCCTCTGGCGCGCCACCGGCATGAAGGACGGCGATTTCGGCAAGCCGATCATCGCGGTGGTCAATTCCTTCACCCAGTTCGTCCCCGGGCACGTCCATCTGAAGGATCTCGGCCAGCTCGTGGCGCGGGAGATCGAGCGGGCCGGCGGCGTGGCCAAGGAGTTCAACACCATCGCGGTGGATGACGGCATCGCCATGGGGCATGACGGGATGCTCTACTCCCTGCCCTCGCGCGAGCTGATCGCCGACAGCGTGGAGTACATGGTCAACGCGCACTGCGCCGACGCCATGGTCTGCATCTCCAACTGCGACAAGATCACGCCGGGCATGCTGATGGCGGCGCTGCGGCTGAACATCCCCGTGGTCTTCGTGTCCGGCGGGCCGATGGAGGCGGGCAAGGTCACCGCCCAGGGCGTGACGAAGAAGTACGACCTGATCGACGCCATGGTGGCCGCCGCCGACGACCGCGTCTCGGACGAGGAGGTGAAGGTCATCGAGCGGTCCGCCTGCCCCACCTGCGGCTCCTGCTCCGGCATGTTCACGGCAAATTCGATGAACTGCCTGACCGAGGCGCTGGGGCTGGCGCTGCCGGGCAACGGCTCGACGCTGGCCACCCATGCCGACCGCCGCCGCCTCTTCGTCGAGGCGGGGCACCTGATCGTCGATCTCGCCCGCCGCTACTACGAGCAGGACGACGCTTCCGTGCTGCCGCGCCATGTCGCCTCCTTCGCCGCCTTCGAGAACGCGATGACGCTGGACATCGCCATGGGCGGCTCGACCAACACGGTGCTGCACCTGCTCGCCGCCGCGAATGAGGGGGAGGTGCCCTTCACCATGGCGGATATCGACCGCCTGTCCCGCCGCGTGCCGGTGCTGTGCAAGGTCGCGCCCGCCGTGTCGCAGGTGCATATGGAGGACGTGCACCGCGCCGGCGGCATCATGGGCATCCTGGGCGAGCTGGACCGTGCCGGGCTGGTGGACACCAGCGCCGGCAACGTGGCCGAGGGCACGCTGGGCAAGGCGCTGGCGCGCTGGGACGTGCGGGAGACGGAAAGCGCCTCGGTGAAGGAGTTCTACCGCGCCGCGCCGGGCGGCGTGCCGACCCAGGTGGCCTTCAGCCAGGAATGCCGCTTCGACGAGCTGGACCTGGACCGCGAGAAGGGCGTGATCCGCGATCTGGAGCATGCCTATTCGCGCGATGGCGGGCTGGCGGTGCTGTTCGGCAACCTCGCCCTGGATGGCTGCATCGTGAAGACCGCCGGCGTGGATGAGAGCATCCTGAAGTTCTCCGGCCCCGCCCATGTCTTCGAGAGCCAGGACGCCGCCGTGGAGGGCATCCTGGGCAACAAGGTGAAGCCGGGCGAGGTGGTGCTGATCCGCTATGAGGGGCCGCGCGGCGGGCCGGGGATGCAGGAGATGCTGTATCCGACGAGCTACCTGAAGTCGAAGGGGCTGGGGAAGGCCTGCGCCCTGGTGACGGACGGGCGCTTCTCCGGCGGTTCCTCGGGGCTTTCCATCGGCCATGTCTCACCCGAGGCGGCCGAGGGCGGACTGATCGGCCTGGTGGAACAGGGCGACCGGATCGAGATCGACATCCCCAACCGCCGCATCCATCTCGCGGTCGAGGAGGCGGAGCTGGAACGCCGCCGCGCGATCCGCGAGGCGGCCGGCTGGAAGCCCGCCGTGCCGCGGGCGCGCAAGGTCAGTGCCGCGCTGCGGGCCTATGCGATGCTGGCGACCAGCGCCGCCAAGGGTGCGGTGCGGCAGGTTCCCAAGGACTGA
- a CDS encoding Tim44 domain-containing protein, whose product MHRKTVRKARFLAGFAALALALAPALAEARPGGGFSSGSRGSRTFNAPPATRTAPGGGANTFDRSDMSRGGMNQATPARPPSYTPAPAGSRFGGGFMGGMMGGLLGAGLLGMLFGFGFGGISGFAGLIGLLLQIALVVGGVMLLMRFLRRRQGGVAMAGHAPGYAREAQQDPMSNRPGPLGGAMRGAASGRPVAPATAPVQVGQADFAAFERSLQAVNAAWSRGDTEALARLATPEMLRYFSNDLQDLKARGWRNETRDVRLESGDLAEAWNENGQDYATVAMRFSLIDVTRDSSGQVVEGDPQARQTVTEIWTFTRQPGQDWLLSAIQQAA is encoded by the coding sequence ATGCATCGCAAGACCGTCCGGAAGGCCCGCTTCCTCGCGGGTTTCGCCGCCCTTGCCCTGGCACTGGCGCCGGCCCTCGCCGAGGCGCGCCCCGGCGGCGGCTTCTCCTCGGGCAGCCGCGGCAGCCGCACCTTCAATGCGCCCCCGGCCACCCGCACCGCGCCGGGCGGCGGCGCGAACACCTTCGACCGCAGTGACATGTCGCGTGGCGGCATGAACCAGGCCACCCCGGCCCGCCCCCCCAGCTACACCCCCGCTCCTGCGGGCAGCCGCTTCGGCGGCGGCTTCATGGGCGGCATGATGGGCGGCCTGCTCGGCGCCGGCCTGCTCGGCATGCTCTTCGGCTTCGGCTTCGGCGGCATCTCCGGCTTCGCGGGGCTGATCGGCCTGCTGCTGCAGATCGCCCTGGTGGTCGGCGGCGTCATGCTGCTGATGCGCTTCCTGCGCCGCCGCCAGGGGGGCGTCGCCATGGCCGGACACGCGCCGGGTTATGCCCGCGAGGCGCAGCAGGACCCGATGAGCAACCGCCCCGGCCCGCTGGGCGGCGCCATGCGGGGCGCGGCCTCGGGCCGCCCCGTCGCGCCGGCCACCGCCCCGGTGCAGGTCGGCCAGGCTGACTTCGCCGCCTTCGAGCGCAGCCTGCAGGCGGTGAACGCCGCCTGGTCGCGCGGCGACACCGAGGCCCTGGCCCGCCTCGCCACGCCGGAAATGCTGCGCTACTTCAGCAACGACCTGCAGGACCTGAAGGCGCGCGGCTGGCGCAACGAGACCCGCGACGTCCGGCTGGAATCCGGCGACCTCGCCGAGGCCTGGAACGAGAACGGCCAGGACTACGCCACGGTGGCGATGCGCTTCAGCCTGATCGATGTCACCCGCGACAGCAGCGGCCAGGTGGTGGAGGGCGACCCGCAGGCCCGCCAGACCGTGACGGAGATCTGGACCTTCACCCGCCAGCCGGGCCAGGACTGGCTGCTCTCGGCGATCCAGCAGGCGGCCTGA
- a CDS encoding prolyl oligopeptidase family serine peptidase: protein MPEPDFHPTLAAPDDDPWLWLEEVEGARALEWVEGQNATLLARHADARFEADRDALKAAMDRPDKLPFVTRRGGLLYNFWQDAARPRGLWRRTTLDSYRSSDPVWEDLLDLDALAAEEGEDWVWQGARSLPGAHDRAILSLSRGGGDAVVLREFDLPTRRFVEGGFAVPEAKGLVDWIDRDTLLLSTALGAGNATQSGYPRRIRLWRRGGAPLGAEVLFETAPESMGLWGSVDRATGHLVFREQLGFYDARYHLREPGGAVTTLDLPTDMRLDWHHGGTAPAGGAELEGWLALWPRTPWTVAGRTHAPDTLLGIRLADFLAGSRDFATLFVPGERRALQGFFWCRGRLVLSILDDLRPVFTLRTPPGGGADWHAEEIPGLPQIGVVSVWPLDEEEMESDGTLMVSAQDPVTPPSLMLSPPGLGMPALLKQAPRVYDAAGLVVTRHETVSADGERIPYVQVGPEGLTGEAPVHMTGYGGFQVTTQPYYAMRTGKLWLEKGGTTVLANIRGGGEFGTRWHEAGRLAGKARSHDDFAAVAADLVQRGVTRPGRIAAEGGSNGGLLIANMLTRYPERFGALFCTIPLVDMRRYTKLLAGASWIAEYGDPEKPEDWDFLQHISAYHCAEPGRRYPPILLATARKDDRVHPGHARKMAAKLQAMGYDASFYEPGAGGHGYGKDSGEIATFSALGMAFLRRAIGWED, encoded by the coding sequence ATGCCGGAACCCGATTTCCACCCGACCCTCGCCGCGCCGGATGATGATCCCTGGCTCTGGCTGGAGGAGGTGGAGGGGGCCCGCGCCCTGGAATGGGTGGAAGGGCAGAACGCCACCCTGCTCGCCCGCCATGCCGATGCCCGCTTCGAGGCCGATCGCGACGCGCTGAAGGCGGCGATGGACCGGCCGGACAAGCTGCCCTTCGTCACCCGCCGGGGCGGGCTGCTGTACAATTTCTGGCAGGATGCCGCCCGGCCGCGCGGGCTCTGGCGGCGGACCACGCTGGATTCCTACCGGAGCAGCGATCCGGTCTGGGAGGATCTGCTGGACCTCGACGCGCTGGCGGCGGAGGAAGGGGAGGACTGGGTCTGGCAGGGCGCGCGCAGCCTGCCCGGCGCGCATGACCGGGCGATTCTTTCCCTGTCGCGCGGCGGTGGGGATGCGGTAGTGCTGCGGGAGTTCGATCTTCCCACCCGGCGCTTCGTGGAGGGCGGCTTCGCCGTGCCGGAAGCCAAGGGGCTGGTGGACTGGATCGACCGCGACACGCTGCTGCTTTCCACCGCGCTGGGGGCAGGGAATGCCACGCAGTCCGGCTATCCCCGCCGCATCCGGCTCTGGCGCCGGGGCGGGGCGCCGCTGGGGGCGGAGGTGCTGTTCGAGACGGCGCCGGAGAGCATGGGGCTCTGGGGCAGCGTGGACCGCGCGACGGGCCATCTGGTCTTCCGCGAGCAGCTCGGCTTCTACGACGCGCGCTATCACCTGAGGGAGCCGGGCGGGGCGGTCACGACGCTCGACCTTCCGACCGACATGCGGCTGGACTGGCACCATGGTGGCACCGCCCCGGCCGGCGGGGCGGAGCTGGAGGGCTGGCTGGCCCTGTGGCCGCGCACGCCCTGGACGGTGGCGGGGCGAACCCATGCGCCGGACACGCTGCTGGGCATCCGGCTGGCGGATTTCCTGGCGGGAAGCCGGGACTTCGCCACGTTGTTCGTGCCGGGGGAGCGGCGGGCGCTGCAGGGCTTCTTCTGGTGCCGGGGAAGGCTGGTCCTGTCCATCCTCGACGACCTGCGCCCGGTCTTCACCCTGCGGACGCCGCCGGGCGGCGGGGCGGACTGGCATGCCGAGGAGATCCCGGGACTGCCGCAGATCGGCGTGGTCAGCGTCTGGCCGCTGGACGAGGAGGAGATGGAATCCGACGGCACGCTGATGGTCAGCGCCCAGGACCCGGTGACGCCGCCCAGCCTGATGCTGTCCCCACCTGGCCTCGGGATGCCGGCGCTGCTGAAGCAGGCGCCGCGCGTCTATGATGCCGCCGGGCTGGTGGTGACGCGGCACGAGACGGTCTCGGCGGATGGGGAGCGCATCCCCTATGTGCAGGTCGGGCCGGAGGGGCTGACCGGCGAGGCGCCGGTGCATATGACGGGCTATGGCGGGTTCCAGGTCACCACGCAGCCCTATTACGCCATGCGCACGGGCAAGCTCTGGCTGGAGAAGGGGGGCACCACCGTGCTCGCCAATATCCGCGGCGGCGGGGAGTTCGGCACGCGCTGGCACGAGGCCGGGCGGCTGGCGGGCAAGGCCCGTTCGCATGACGACTTCGCCGCCGTGGCCGCGGACCTGGTGCAGCGCGGCGTCACCCGGCCGGGGCGCATCGCGGCGGAGGGCGGCAGCAATGGCGGGCTGCTGATCGCCAACATGCTGACGCGCTATCCGGAGCGGTTCGGGGCGCTGTTCTGCACCATCCCGCTGGTGGACATGCGGCGCTATACGAAGCTGCTGGCGGGGGCGAGCTGGATCGCGGAATACGGCGATCCGGAGAAGCCGGAGGACTGGGATTTCCTCCAGCACATCTCGGCCTATCACTGTGCGGAGCCAGGGCGGCGCTATCCGCCCATCCTGCTGGCCACGGCGCGCAAGGATGACCGTGTCCATCCCGGCCATGCCCGCAAGATGGCCGCCAAGCTCCAGGCCATGGGCTACGACGCGTCCTTCTACGAGCCCGGCGCGGGCGGCCATGGCTATGGCAAGGATAGCGGGGAGATCGCCACCTTCTCGGCCCTCGGCATGGCCTTCCTGCGCCGCGCCATCGGCTGGGAGGATTGA